One window from the genome of Candidatus Paceibacterota bacterium encodes:
- a CDS encoding alpha-2-macroglobulin family protein → MNIDLFAGFKSFLSGKNKSRKRAFAILMALFVITIAGALFLLRGKPESGYSIPKVEYANIFALTSDKISQSANIAINLPPNLKVTKEEAQKSVEIFPAVKGIWIESGSPDKIVFSPERSEMRLGRYYSVLMKIDGKTIGSDFLVVDDPKVLTVFPKKDSETNEESEITVMFNRPMVPITTLDVLESFDIPIEITPKTEGKFKWIGTRTLQFIPTERLVRSSNYDVKVRPEFYSLDGLNIEGFESQFKTRVLRYNGISEGITVYSDPVSIDFNQPVDLARTAAEIKVMDLTDNKEAEFIAEYGYDNVYNKETKKYDRVINQSRVFVYNKFDQFGREKLWDFKNSYRVSIARAYPQEGDINLEEPREAVIQVTDIISGISATSDRSSFTTPTFFDSQGKLWIEFYEDIDLTNSVIDADKKISMNYGEKCKEDADQALADSGQDCEKETDLKKIYFTFDSANIKNYDVLKIYLNAVKNTSGLVLNNSPIIEDINVIPDLRVLSTVPGDWANGTSLNEFVICANSPINSVSAADAASYLNISPEYEFRNWQNPVLVPEQNWGYYICKAGEFETRIGYRLMPETDYSVEIKAVDNFSRETVVKRNFKTGPIPEDYLNFFHYQQNHNVTTPDKTKLTYAVENMDYVDMNICEISAETILDHMSGHGLNYTSPTPGSICDDSINKKITLPKKYWIKNYFKIDLGDYVSDPMGHYILTFSNPKYRERWGENRMVYERTYLSVTNMGIVEKKVEVDSGNYYSNSDLTDDQKKGLKNVYWVTDMKTLGAIEGANIQLYSQINNLALKKESSFVTNGQGIAEMGAVSNLSGAIVTKGSDSTVITGTSSYDKFQYGSTAMQSQKIYMYTDRPIYKPLDEVNIKGLYRLGYDANYEIIKDSKMPFKIYNSKGEEIFNQDLDVNDFGTFNTKIILDEKSPLGTYRMDAKGSSAFFDVEEYVPAPFKVDVISDKEEYVSKDTMNLNIDASYYFGAPLEGGEVEYELASQDYYFDRYQDEYFNFGMPWYYCYWDCSYGNKFILRSKASLDQAGKAKISYNLDLEKIFKDEKNTKSKIIVAYITVKNRNGQSVSSQKSFIVHKGDFYLGISASDYFVGKNQRFDVKVKSVDTMGKNVQIGGVKLKVSKVEWVQNKRQEVDGGYYNNWERKLTSVSEQEIGTDQNGNWKDSLSLAEEGEYELTVSGQDAKGNSIESNYNMYVYGEAQVDVRVSNDNALEMITAKNSLKVGDQGEIVIKSPYERAKVLISIERGKIFDYKIIDVNQNLFDYKFDILPEYIPNFFVTAILISPDPEVRFAKLDFQVDTEKKELDISAKTNKTEYLPGEEVTIDFESKDFEGRPAETEFSVSVADLSVLALKGNPKKNPVVFFYGGFPLTISTSSSMKDILYEVNVPGETKGGGGGEPEDLAKKKRGEFKDTAFWQAVVVTDADGKAQVKFKLPDNLTSWQVESIGITKDTKLGVGYSEFTSRKDLMVVPLKPRFAIPGDEFMIGAKIFNQTNNALDLSVSFSSETLALKNDQSVKDITLAAKESNTIYFNVAASSDKQDGTHTFTLAAKSKDYEDTVENTIKVARNETYEATATSGYSKDPEVFEFSYLPDNVVKDRGEMTIKTSATLAVFISDALNYLLGYPYGCSEQVASKLDSIAVVKRGLNLKNIGDKFNLKNIEFDQREYTVDEVVDIGLSRLYLNQKGDGSFGYYPDSLPNVYLTLHVASTIKSLKDAGYAVNEDSLRRSFNYINNKVSYDTDLQKDRDFMILAFGTLTKLSDYGKISDNLTSYIKAINNDDKYLNEEISNTSLVTLASILVENEAAFGKNYKAKVFNILENRIDIDSRGAFLPPAKNVTWQYYATPIKDTAMLLKVLVEDKKDNEILDRLMRWLLRSRSKDGAWGSTNNTLSVIDAFTDYINWQKENESNFDLTILLDGVEKQSFGYTPETVLSQNSLEVPVGEMKFGSIGSILFRKKDNNELNNNFYYDISLKYFLPINQIPPRDEGFTIERDFFAIDDKKNENPIKEAKVGDVLRGHIKLLVPAQRNFVSVEDFIPAGTELVNFNLATEDQSLIAEDGNNNRDNYWWDYYNDGKLHPDMVEYRNDRLFLFTEGLSEGEYEYDYYVRVLVPGKFHHLPAVVSEMYFPENFGRTRGDYFEIK, encoded by the coding sequence ATGAACATTGATTTGTTCGCAGGTTTTAAAAGTTTTTTATCAGGAAAAAATAAAAGCAGGAAAAGGGCTTTTGCGATCCTGATGGCGCTGTTTGTCATCACGATCGCCGGAGCGCTTTTTTTGTTGCGCGGAAAACCGGAATCGGGTTATTCTATTCCCAAAGTGGAGTATGCCAATATATTCGCTTTGACCAGCGACAAGATATCCCAGAGCGCGAATATTGCCATTAACCTTCCGCCGAATCTGAAAGTTACGAAGGAAGAGGCGCAAAAAAGCGTCGAAATATTTCCGGCGGTGAAAGGAATTTGGATCGAGAGCGGAAGCCCCGATAAGATCGTATTCAGTCCGGAAAGATCCGAAATGAGGCTCGGGAGGTATTATTCGGTTCTGATGAAGATAGACGGAAAAACGATAGGAAGCGATTTCCTGGTCGTGGATGATCCGAAGGTTTTGACCGTATTCCCCAAAAAAGATTCCGAGACCAATGAAGAGTCGGAAATTACCGTGATGTTCAACAGACCAATGGTTCCGATCACAACACTCGATGTTCTTGAAAGTTTCGATATTCCGATCGAGATAACTCCGAAGACCGAAGGAAAGTTCAAATGGATCGGGACAAGGACGTTGCAATTCATTCCGACGGAGAGGCTCGTTCGCTCATCAAATTATGATGTAAAGGTCAGGCCGGAATTTTATTCGCTGGACGGTTTAAACATCGAAGGCTTTGAGAGTCAGTTCAAGACCAGAGTATTGAGGTATAACGGGATCTCCGAGGGGATTACGGTCTATAGCGATCCCGTGTCCATAGATTTCAATCAGCCGGTCGATCTCGCGAGGACGGCAGCGGAAATAAAGGTCATGGATCTAACCGACAACAAAGAGGCGGAATTCATCGCTGAATACGGATATGACAATGTCTATAATAAAGAGACGAAAAAATACGATCGCGTGATCAATCAATCGAGGGTATTCGTGTACAACAAGTTTGACCAGTTCGGACGCGAAAAGCTTTGGGATTTCAAAAATTCCTATCGGGTGTCGATCGCGCGCGCCTATCCCCAGGAAGGAGATATAAATCTTGAAGAGCCGAGGGAAGCTGTCATCCAGGTCACGGATATAATAAGCGGCATCAGCGCCACATCCGACAGGTCAAGTTTCACAACCCCGACATTTTTCGATTCGCAGGGAAAGCTCTGGATCGAGTTCTATGAAGATATCGACCTGACCAACAGCGTCATCGATGCCGACAAAAAGATCAGTATGAATTATGGCGAAAAGTGCAAAGAGGACGCTGATCAGGCGCTTGCTGATTCCGGCCAGGATTGCGAAAAAGAGACAGACCTGAAAAAAATATATTTCACTTTCGATTCTGCGAATATAAAGAATTATGATGTGTTGAAAATATATCTGAACGCAGTGAAGAACACAAGCGGCCTTGTTCTGAATAATTCTCCGATCATCGAAGACATAAATGTCATTCCTGATCTCAGGGTCCTGAGCACGGTGCCCGGTGATTGGGCCAATGGAACAAGCCTTAACGAATTTGTGATCTGCGCCAACAGTCCCATCAATTCCGTAAGCGCCGCAGATGCGGCTTCATATCTGAATATCTCTCCTGAATATGAATTCCGGAATTGGCAGAATCCTGTTCTTGTTCCTGAGCAGAATTGGGGTTATTACATCTGCAAGGCGGGGGAGTTTGAAACGAGGATCGGATATCGCCTCATGCCGGAAACCGATTATTCGGTCGAGATCAAGGCAGTTGATAATTTCTCGCGCGAAACGGTCGTGAAAAGAAATTTCAAAACAGGACCGATTCCCGAAGATTATCTGAATTTTTTCCATTATCAGCAGAATCACAATGTGACAACTCCCGACAAAACGAAGCTCACATATGCCGTTGAGAATATGGACTATGTGGATATGAATATCTGCGAAATAAGCGCGGAAACCATTCTTGATCATATGTCCGGACATGGTCTAAATTACACGAGCCCCACTCCAGGATCCATCTGCGATGACAGCATAAACAAGAAGATAACCCTGCCCAAAAAATATTGGATAAAGAACTATTTCAAGATCGACCTTGGCGATTATGTCTCAGATCCTATGGGACATTATATCCTGACCTTCTCAAATCCGAAATACAGGGAAAGATGGGGAGAGAACAGGATGGTCTATGAAAGAACATACCTCTCCGTCACCAATATGGGCATAGTGGAAAAGAAGGTTGAGGTTGATTCCGGAAACTATTACAGCAACAGCGATCTTACGGACGATCAGAAGAAGGGGCTCAAGAATGTCTATTGGGTGACTGATATGAAAACGCTTGGAGCGATCGAGGGCGCAAATATCCAGTTGTATTCTCAGATCAATAATTTGGCCCTGAAGAAAGAAAGTTCATTTGTGACGAACGGCCAGGGAATTGCGGAAATGGGAGCTGTAAGCAACCTCAGTGGAGCCATTGTGACAAAGGGAAGTGACAGTACTGTCATAACCGGAACGAGCTCCTATGACAAATTCCAATATGGTTCGACCGCCATGCAGTCGCAGAAAATATATATGTATACCGATCGGCCCATCTATAAACCGCTGGACGAGGTGAACATCAAAGGGCTTTACAGGCTGGGTTATGACGCGAATTATGAGATAATCAAAGACAGCAAGATGCCTTTCAAGATCTATAACAGCAAAGGCGAGGAAATATTCAACCAGGACCTGGATGTAAATGATTTTGGAACGTTCAATACGAAGATCATACTTGATGAAAAATCTCCGCTCGGAACTTATAGGATGGACGCCAAGGGGAGCAGCGCCTTTTTCGACGTGGAGGAATATGTTCCGGCTCCGTTCAAAGTTGACGTGATAAGCGACAAAGAGGAATATGTCTCTAAGGATACGATGAATCTGAACATTGATGCCAGTTATTATTTTGGCGCTCCCCTTGAAGGAGGGGAGGTTGAATATGAGCTTGCCAGCCAAGATTACTATTTCGACAGATATCAGGATGAATATTTCAACTTCGGCATGCCCTGGTATTATTGCTACTGGGATTGCAGTTATGGCAACAAATTCATCCTTCGAAGCAAGGCCAGCTTGGATCAGGCCGGAAAAGCGAAGATATCCTACAATCTGGACCTTGAGAAGATCTTCAAGGACGAAAAAAATACGAAAAGCAAAATAATCGTTGCGTATATCACGGTGAAGAACAGGAACGGCCAGTCCGTTTCGAGCCAGAAATCTTTCATTGTGCATAAAGGGGACTTCTATCTCGGAATAAGTGCGAGCGACTATTTTGTGGGAAAGAATCAGAGATTCGATGTGAAAGTGAAATCGGTGGATACCATGGGAAAGAATGTCCAGATCGGCGGCGTGAAATTGAAAGTGAGCAAAGTGGAATGGGTGCAGAACAAGAGGCAGGAAGTCGATGGAGGATATTATAACAATTGGGAAAGGAAACTTACTTCCGTGAGCGAACAGGAGATCGGTACGGATCAGAACGGAAACTGGAAGGATTCGCTGTCGCTTGCCGAGGAAGGGGAATATGAGCTTACGGTTTCGGGCCAGGATGCCAAGGGCAATTCGATCGAGAGCAATTACAACATGTATGTTTATGGGGAGGCGCAAGTCGATGTTAGGGTTTCGAATGACAATGCGCTCGAAATGATCACAGCAAAGAACAGTCTGAAGGTGGGCGACCAGGGCGAGATCGTCATCAAATCTCCTTATGAAAGGGCAAAGGTGCTTATAAGCATCGAAAGAGGAAAAATATTCGATTACAAAATAATCGATGTGAATCAGAACCTTTTCGACTATAAGTTCGACATTCTTCCGGAATATATTCCCAACTTCTTCGTGACCGCGATCCTCATTTCACCGGATCCGGAGGTAAGGTTCGCCAAGCTTGATTTTCAGGTGGACACCGAAAAGAAAGAATTGGATATATCGGCCAAGACCAACAAGACCGAATATCTTCCGGGCGAAGAAGTGACCATAGATTTTGAATCCAAGGACTTTGAGGGCAGGCCGGCTGAAACCGAATTTTCGGTTTCCGTTGCGGACCTCAGCGTTCTTGCTTTGAAGGGCAATCCGAAGAAGAATCCGGTAGTGTTCTTTTATGGAGGATTTCCGCTCACGATCTCAACCTCAAGCAGCATGAAAGATATATTGTATGAAGTGAATGTGCCGGGCGAGACCAAGGGCGGAGGCGGAGGAGAGCCGGAGGATCTTGCAAAGAAAAAAAGAGGCGAATTCAAAGATACGGCATTCTGGCAGGCAGTCGTTGTTACGGACGCCGATGGAAAGGCTCAGGTTAAGTTCAAATTACCGGACAATCTCACTTCGTGGCAGGTTGAATCCATCGGTATAACCAAAGATACGAAGCTTGGAGTGGGTTACAGCGAATTCACGAGCCGCAAAGACCTAATGGTGGTGCCTCTCAAGCCCCGTTTTGCGATCCCAGGAGATGAATTTATGATCGGCGCAAAGATCTTCAATCAGACGAATAATGCGCTGGATCTTTCTGTCAGCTTTTCCAGCGAAACGCTTGCGCTTAAAAATGATCAAAGTGTAAAGGATATAACGCTTGCCGCTAAAGAATCCAATACGATATATTTCAATGTAGCGGCATCTTCCGATAAACAGGATGGAACTCACACATTTACGCTGGCCGCCAAGAGTAAGGACTATGAGGATACCGTTGAGAATACGATCAAGGTGGCGAGAAACGAGACGTATGAAGCCACGGCTACGAGCGGATACTCCAAGGATCCGGAAGTCTTCGAGTTCTCATATCTCCCGGATAATGTGGTCAAGGACAGGGGAGAGATGACGATAAAGACGAGCGCGACCCTTGCAGTCTTCATTTCTGATGCCCTTAATTATCTTCTCGGCTATCCCTATGGATGCAGCGAGCAGGTTGCCAGCAAACTCGATTCTATCGCAGTGGTGAAGCGCGGGCTGAATCTCAAGAACATCGGGGACAAATTCAATCTCAAGAATATAGAATTCGATCAGAGGGAATATACGGTCGATGAAGTTGTTGATATTGGACTTTCAAGGCTCTATCTGAATCAGAAAGGCGACGGAAGCTTCGGCTATTATCCGGACAGCTTGCCTAATGTTTATCTGACTTTGCATGTTGCAAGTACCATAAAAAGTCTGAAGGATGCCGGCTATGCGGTAAACGAGGATAGTTTGAGGCGGTCCTTTAATTACATCAACAACAAGGTCAGCTATGATACGGATCTCCAGAAAGACAGAGATTTTATGATACTTGCCTTCGGCACTCTGACAAAACTTAGTGATTACGGGAAGATAAGCGACAATCTGACGAGTTATATCAAGGCGATAAATAACGATGACAAATATCTGAACGAAGAGATAAGCAACACTTCGCTTGTGACCCTGGCTTCCATTCTCGTTGAGAATGAGGCGGCATTCGGAAAAAATTATAAAGCGAAGGTCTTCAATATCCTGGAGAACAGGATCGATATCGATTCAAGGGGCGCTTTCCTTCCGCCTGCGAAGAATGTGACCTGGCAATATTATGCAACGCCGATCAAGGATACGGCGATGCTTCTCAAGGTCCTGGTCGAGGATAAGAAAGATAATGAGATCCTGGACCGTCTGATGAGATGGCTCCTCCGCTCGAGGAGCAAAGATGGAGCGTGGGGATCGACGAACAACACGCTTTCGGTGATCGATGCGTTTACGGATTATATAAATTGGCAGAAGGAGAATGAGTCCAATTTCGATCTTACGATCCTTCTGGATGGAGTTGAGAAGCAGTCATTCGGTTATACGCCTGAAACCGTTCTCAGCCAAAACAGCCTTGAAGTGCCTGTCGGTGAAATGAAATTCGGTTCGATCGGCAGCATATTGTTCCGGAAAAAGGACAACAATGAGTTGAATAATAATTTCTATTATGACATCTCGCTGAAATATTTTCTCCCCATCAATCAGATACCTCCTCGGGACGAGGGCTTCACGATCGAAAGGGATTTCTTTGCGATCGATGACAAGAAGAATGAGAATCCGATAAAAGAAGCGAAGGTCGGAGACGTTCTCAGGGGACATATAAAGCTCCTTGTTCCGGCACAAAGGAATTTTGTCTCTGTCGAGGATTTCATACCGGCAGGAACAGAGCTTGTCAATTTCAATCTGGCTACCGAGGATCAGTCTTTGATCGCAGAGGACGGGAACAATAACAGGGACAACTATTGGTGGGATTACTATAATGACGGCAAACTCCATCCGGATATGGTTGAATACAGGAATGACCGGCTATTCCTTTTCACTGAAGGATTAAGCGAGGGTGAATATGAGTACGACTATTATGTCAGGGTTCTGGTTCCCGGAAAGTTCCATCACCTCCCGGCCGTAGTTTCCGAAATGTATTTTCCGGAAAATTTCGGGCGTACAAGGGGAGATTACTTTGAAATAAAGTAG
- a CDS encoding CYTH domain-containing protein, with product MPKNIELEIRAIVEKKDFGERLKKLKGRGKLASKTNRLTVAFYGTCEKNNFAISIRVTDGKSEVVIKKGDFHTHNRTEYSQKIPNGRFIEMVRIFSQLDFYGKVFERTTYNYRFPGNITVSLVTVSDYSYIEIEKMTDRKNEKKVKLELMKVAGGLGLKIIKTKKAYYDYCDMLTEKVDWRFFGTKKDFAKLERILRQKVAK from the coding sequence ATGCCAAAGAATATAGAACTTGAGATCAGGGCCATTGTCGAAAAGAAAGATTTCGGCGAGAGGCTGAAAAAACTTAAAGGCCGAGGAAAACTGGCTTCCAAGACGAACAGGCTGACAGTCGCCTTTTATGGAACATGCGAAAAAAATAATTTTGCCATAAGCATCAGGGTCACTGACGGAAAATCGGAAGTGGTCATAAAAAAGGGAGACTTCCACACTCACAACCGCACAGAATATTCCCAAAAGATCCCAAATGGCAGATTCATTGAAATGGTCAGGATATTCTCTCAGCTTGATTTCTATGGAAAAGTGTTCGAAAGGACCACATATAACTATCGGTTTCCGGGAAATATCACGGTTTCGCTCGTGACGGTCAGCGATTATTCCTATATCGAGATCGAAAAAATGACGGACAGAAAAAATGAAAAGAAAGTTAAACTGGAACTCATGAAAGTTGCCGGTGGACTCGGGCTTAAGATAATAAAGACAAAGAAAGCATATTACGACTATTGCGATATGCTCACGGAAAAAGTAGATTGGAGATTCTTCGGAACGAAAAAGGATTTTGCGAAATTGGAACGGATTTTGAGACAAAAGGTGGCTAAATAA
- a CDS encoding NUDIX hydrolase, translating into MKKYPNVTVKIIFKCKDEILMLKHGDGVFDFPGGRMEWGESIFEALKRELEEELAYSPEGEPELFSVWNYISKNKKRHSVFLNYIQGLDEKPVISSPEKHEIHWFSKEDIKSKKIIKDEKFIDKIFGYGKT; encoded by the coding sequence ATGAAAAAATACCCAAATGTTACGGTGAAGATCATATTTAAATGCAAAGATGAAATATTGATGCTGAAGCATGGCGACGGAGTGTTTGATTTTCCGGGAGGAAGGATGGAGTGGGGAGAATCGATCTTCGAGGCATTGAAAAGGGAGCTCGAGGAAGAGCTTGCTTATTCTCCCGAGGGAGAACCCGAATTGTTCAGTGTCTGGAACTATATATCAAAAAATAAAAAGCGCCACAGCGTTTTTCTTAATTACATCCAAGGATTGGACGAAAAACCAGTTATTTCTTCGCCAGAAAAGCACGAGATACACTGGTTTTCAAAAGAGGACATAAAGTCCAAAAAAATAATCAAAGATGAGAAGTTTATAGATAAAATATTTGGATATGGAAAAACATAA